A stretch of Pomacea canaliculata isolate SZHN2017 linkage group LG6, ASM307304v1, whole genome shotgun sequence DNA encodes these proteins:
- the LOC112566701 gene encoding protein lethal(2)essential for life-like — protein sequence MSIWSRQKPSDPWENVCFSRRLDPFWGDVLGAGDFFNPQRIWRGAAVAPRTQRQGGMSELVNNESEFRVAIDVQQFKPEEINIKTKDNSVIINACHEERPDEHGYVKREFTRQYRLPDDIDPNTVTSSLNGDGVLTIKAPRKALPETRERIIPITRETTPQVQQ from the exons ATGTCTATCTGGTCACGACAGAAGCCGTCTGATCCATGGGAAAACGTATGTTTTTCACGACGACTGGACCCGTTTTGGGGGGACGTGCTGGGTGCAGGAGACTTCTTTAATCCACAGAGAATATGGAGAGGAGCAGCGGTTGCTCCACGCACTCAGAGACAAGGCGGCATGTCAGAG ttaGTCAACAACGAAAGCGAGTTTCGAGTGGCTATTGACGTTCAGCAGTTCAAGCCCGAAGAGATCAACATCAAGACCAAAGACAACAGTGTTATCATCAATGCCTGTCACGAAGAACGCCCTGATGAACATGGTTATGTCAAGCGGGAATTCACTCGCCAGTACCGTTTGCCCGAT gaCATTGACCCAAACACAGTGACTTCCTCATTGAATGGAGACGGGGTACTGACCATTAAGGCTCCAAGGAAAGCTTTGCCAGAGACCAGGGAAAGAATAATTCCCATCACACGCGAGACAACACCTCAAGTGCAGCAGTAA
- the LOC112566700 gene encoding alpha-crystallin B chain-like: MSVVPFLRAFWDDPWEGMTAPSRLFDQAFGDVLSADDFLPPTMWRGMVVTPRVQRPPQLSGMSEVVNNEKEFRVGLDVRQFKPEEINIKTRDNRVVVHGKHEERPDEHGFIMREFTRQYVLPKDVDPNALTSSLSVDGMLTIKAPKMALPEAKERSVPITHEAA, from the exons ATGTCTGTTGTGCCATTTTTGAGAGCTTTTTGGGATGATCCTTGGGAAGGCATGACGGCTCCTTCTCGACTGTTTGACCAAGCATTTGGTGATGTTCTCTCCGCAGACGATTTTCTTCCACCAACAATGTGGAGGGGGATGGTCGTCACTCCGCGGGTGCAGCGTCCTCCTCAGCTAAGCGGGATGTCAGAA GTTGTGAACAACGAGAAAGAGTTCCGCGTTGGTCTAGACGTCCGACAATTCAAGCCAGAAGAGATCAACATCAAGACACGAGACAACAGAGTCGTCGTCCACGGCAAACACGAGGAACGTCCTGATGAGCATGGCTTTATTATGAGGGAATTCACTCGCCAATACGTCTTGCCTAag GACGTCGATCCCAACGCTCTCACATCATCTCTGAGTGTTGACGGTATGCTGACTATCAAGGCACCCAAAATGGCGTTGCCCGAGGCCAAGGAAAGGAGTGTTCCCATTACACACGAGGCAGCTTGA